A section of the Oreochromis niloticus isolate F11D_XX linkage group LG9, O_niloticus_UMD_NMBU, whole genome shotgun sequence genome encodes:
- the LOC102081417 gene encoding NACHT, LRR and PYD domains-containing protein 1a, whose translation MFDHHVKQSRPRRMLQGRSTLMHSCLIPRVKHKQTQTEITGSFLSNTCEHCVHVSTWEIRENFPATGDGLKVNHIRRVPKPSHSKYPPSCSLSVTSFIDESAAGSSTASPESEEIVTHCNMKSETMADGKPSGTSGSSGLCSRSCLLPCSHSMVSLSKIPCTKNNFTQVNSSPDMLLNEFTPVITDDFDDESYTFQCSCPGLYQCSVTGLVFLMKGEADVVYRTVPWYRRLLTRHHKKPAGPLFDIKCQQQSVCQLCLPHCELISTGGGQFLQVAHVKDDGIEFITPQRITESHVVINITGFSGYGNVKDEDSPPDPVQALVLLFYKLPVDPDLRSILNVLLLPRNIVIRDVQRTRRKLIGDERYIDTPPHCKLLPKQVYTLSTVPEDDLIKVQPKEIDFDDEYHDSYFTSFQVILRIVFRDISLSLKEKSSSICVWEKDLCIFSPTVETINLPPSERLFNIRSCFIEGISGPVLSSLIDKLLEKTAITDPERVEADTMKNKREKARFVIDTVRSKGDDASSELINILRELDKILFKHLRLN comes from the exons atgtttgatcATCATGTAAAACAATCTAGGCCAAGGAGAATGTTGCAAGGAAGGAGTACGTTAATGCATTCTTGCTTAATTCCTCGTGttaaacacaagcaaacacagacagaaataaCAGGAAGCTTCCTTTCTAACACTTGTGAACATTGCGTACACGTGTCTACATGGGAGATAAGAGAAAATTTTCCAGCTACAGGTGATGGGCTGAAAGTTAATCACATCAGAAGAGTTCCAAAACCAAGCCACTCTAAATATCCTCCTTCCTGCTCACTCTCTGTGACCTCTTTTATTGATGAATCAGCAGCAGGTAGCAGCACTGCAAGTCCTGAGAGTGAAGAAATTGTGACACACTGTAATATGAAGTCCGAAACCATGGCAGATGGTAAACCTTCAGGGACATCTGGATCTAGTGGGCTGTGCAGCAGATCCTGCCTCTTGCCTTGTTCTCACAGCATGGTCTCACTGAGCAAAATACCCTGCACAAAGAACAACTTCACACAAGTAAACAGCTCACCTGATATGCTGTTAAATGAGTTTACACCAGTTATCACTGATGATTTTGATGATGAAAGCTACACTTTCCAGTGCTCCTGTCCAGGTCTGTACCAGTGCAGTGTGACCGGCCTGGTGTTTTTAATGAAGGGAGAAGCAGACGTGGTTTACAGGACTGTCCCTTGGTACAGGAGGCTACTGACCCGACACCACAAGAAGCCTGCAGGACCCCTGTTTGACATCAAATGTCAGCAGCAGTCTGTGTGTCAGCTTTGTCTCCCACACTGTGAGCTCATCTCCACAGGTGGAGGTCAGTTCTTGCAGGTCGCTCATGTGAAGGATGATGGCATCGAGTTCATCACCCCTCAGCGGATAACGGAAAGTCATGTTGTTATAAACATCACAGGGTTTTCTGGTTATGGTAATGTGAAGGATGAAGACTCTCCTCCTGACCCAGTCCAAGCTTTGGTTCTGCTCTTCTACAAACTCCCAGTTGATCCTGATCTGAGATCCATCCTCAATGTATTGTTGTTGCCAAGGAACATCGTGATCCGTGATGTACAGCGCACCAGGAGGAAACTAATTGGGGATGAGAGGTACATAGACACACCCCCTCATTGCAAACTGCTTCCAAAGCAGGTTTACACTCTGTCCACTGTTCCTGAGGATGACCTGATTAAAGTTCAACCAAAAGAGATAGATTTTGATGATGAGTACCACGACAGCTACTTCACATCTTTCCAG GTGATTTTAAGAATAGTCTTCAGAGATATTAGTCTGAGTCTGAAAGAAAAGAGCAGCTCCATCTGTGTTTGGGAAAAAGATCTATGTATTTTCTCCCCTACAGTGGAAACTATAAATCTTCCTCCTTCTGAGAGGCTGTTCAACATACGAAGCTGCTTCATTGAGGGGATATCAGGACCTGTTCTCAGCAGCCTGATCGACAAACTGCTGGAGAAAACGGCAATAACTGATCCAGAGAGGGTAGAAGCAGACAcgatgaaaaacaaaagggaaaaggCACGTTTTGTTATTGATACTGTGAGGAGTAAAGGTGATGATGCCAGTTCAGAGTTGATAAATATTCTCCGTGAGCTTGACAAAATCCTCTTTAAGCACCTCAGGTTAAActga